The DNA segment CGATATAGTCGATGTAGCGTGTGGTACTGGCGATATGATGGGTATTTGGCGTGATAGTGCGATAAAACAGGATGTGCAACTAAACTCGATCATCGGCATTGACCCGTCAAGCGGTATGCTAGATGTGGCAAGGTCAAAATTTCATAATTTTAAATTTATAAAGGCGTATGCTGATAATACGACCCTAGATACACAAAGTGCCGATATCGTTAGCATAAGCTATGGCATAAGAAATGTGGTAGCTAGAAAAGAGGCATTAAGGGAGTTTAATAGGGTTTTAAAAATGGGCGGATATGTCGTGGTGCTTGAGTTTACAAAGCGTAAAAAGAGTGGCTTTTTAACCACTATTCGCGACTTTTATCTGCAAAAAATTCTGCCAAAAATCGGTGGTGCGATTAGCAAAAATAAAGAGGCTTATGAGTATTTGCCAAACTCTATTGAGGGTTTTTTAGACGCTAAGGAATTTTGCGATGAGCTTTATGAGGCTGGTTTTGATATAGAGGTTTGTCGTGGATTTAGTATGGATATCTCGACACTATTTATCGGCAAAAAAGTTCGTGAATGCTAAGCGTATCACAGCTAAATGAACAGGCTAAAAACCTACTTGAAGCACACTTTAGCTATGTTGAGGTTGTTGGCGAAATTTCACGCCTTACCAAACACGGCTCAGGCCACTGGTATTTTACACTAAAAGATGAAAACGCAAGTATCTCGTGTGTGATGTATAAGGCAAACAACGCCCGCGTGAAATTTGAAGTAAAAGACGGCTTAAAGGTCGTAATATATGGCAAAATTTCGCTTTATTCTCCAAGTGGTAGCTATCAGCTTATAGCAACTAGCCTAAAGCCAGATGGCGAGGGTGAGCTAGAACTTGCATTTAAACAGCTAAAAGAACGCCTTGAGAGTGAGGGGCTTTTTGATATCTCACACAAAAAACCACTGCCAAAACTGCCACAAAAGATCGCTCTAGTAACATCGGCGACATCGGCAGCTTTGCAGGATATGCTTCGCGTGGCACAGACTAGGTGGAGACTTTGTGAAATTTTTGTTTTTGACACGCTTACACAAGGGCAGAGTGCGCCAGAAGCGATTATTAGAGCTTTAAAAAAAGCCGACGAATACGGTGTTGATGTTATTATTTTGGCTCGTGGTGGCGGAAGTCGTGAGGATCTTTGGTGCTTTAATGATGAGAGTCTGGCTCGCACGATATTTACGCTAAAAACGCCTATAGTATCGGCGATCGGGCACGAGATTGATTATGTTATTAGCGACTTTGTGGCTGACTTTAGAGCTCCTACGCCAACGGCTGCAATGAGTGAAATTTTGCCAGATGAAAATGAATTTATGCAGTATATCGACGGACTTGATAATGCCATAAAAAACGCTATAAAAGCCAAAATTTCAAAGTGTCAAAATAAGCTTGATTTTTTAAATCTAAAGCTATCCCCAAATGCTTTAAAAAATAAAATTGATCTAAAAATTTCACATATTTTAAGGCTTAATGAAAACTTTGACGCTAAGATAAAAGCTAAAATTTCAAAACTGCAAAGCAATGTAAATGAGCTAAACGCGATGTTTTTGGCACGCGAGAGCTTTTTTGAAGCAACAAAAGATTTGATACAGGTGCGTATTTGTGGCAAAAAGGCCAATCTTGAAGAGGTTAAAATCGGCGATGAGATTGAGCTAATATCGCAAACCACAACCAAAAGGGCAAAAATTTTATGAAACTAATCTCACTTTTTAGTGGTGCTGGTGGGCTTGACCTTGGCTTTAAAAAGGCTGGATTTGACATTATTTTAGCAAATGAATTTGATAAAAATATCTATGCCACTTACAAGGCAAATCACGACACACCGCTAATACAAAAAGATATAAAAGAGCTGAAAATTTCAGAGCTAGAAATTTGTGATGGCATTATTGGTGGGCCGCCTTGTCAGAGTTGGAGTGAGGCTGGGAATTTAAAGGGTATTGATGATAAAAGAGGCCAACTTTTTTATGAGTATATTAGAATTTTAAACGGCATTAAGCCTAAATTTTTTGTGGCCGAAAATGTGCGTGGCATGTTAGCCAAGCGCCATAAAGATGCGGTAAAAAACATAATAAATGAGTTTGAAAACGCTGGATACAACGTGCAAATTTGTGTCTTAAACGCAAAAGATTACGGCGTGGCACAAGATAGAATTCGCATTTTTTTCATCGGCTTTTTAAAGGGTTTAAAGGTAAATTTCACACCTTTAAAACCGCACAAAAAAAAGTTAAATTTAAAAGACATAATTTATGATTTAAAAGATAACGCAACACCAGCACTTGAAAAAAACAGAGCCAACAAATCCCTAAAAATCGCTAATCACGAGTATTATATCGGTAGCTACTCCACAATTTTTATGAGCCGAAACAGAGTTAGGGGCTGGGATGAGCCAGCTTTTACAATACAGGCTAGCGGTCGTCAAGCACAGCTTCATCCAAACGCTCCAAAAATGCCACAAATTGGCAAAAATCGCCATATTTTTGCACCAAATTTTGAAAATTTATACAGGCGTTTAAGCGTTAGAGAGTGTGCAAGAGTGCAGGGTTTTAGCGATGATTTTATATTTTATTATGATAGAGTTGATTATGGCTATAAAATGATAGGTAATGCCGTTCCTATAAATTTAGCCTACGAGGTCGCAAAAGCCGTAAAAAGGACATTTAATGAGTGCTAAGAGTGCTTTAAACGGCAAGGCTTATGAGTTTGCTTATATTCTTGCATTAAGCAAAATAAAAAGTGTAAAAATAGCCAAAAATAACGCCTACAACGTAGCTTTAAATGCATTTAACACGCTTTTAGAGCCAGAAAAAGAGCTATTTTTAGCAAGTGCCACGGCTGGGATTAGTAAAATTTTAGAATACGAACCAAACCTTACAGAGCCGATTTTAGCAACAATGCAAGATGACAAAAACGGCGAATTTGGCGATGTTAGAGATATAATTTTACAAAGCGACAAACACCAAATTGGACTTAGTATTAAGCACAACCACTTTGCTGTTAAACACTCACGGCTATCAAAAACGCTTGATTTTGGTAAAAAATGGTATGACTTGCCCTGTTCTAGTGAGTATTTTTTTCAAATTTCGCCAATTTTTGAAATGCTAAATAGACTAAAAGGCACAAAATGGAGTGAGCTAAAAGATAAGCAAAATTTAGTGTATTTGCCAATTTTAAACGCCTTTAAAGATGAAATTCTCTCGCAAAATAAAAGCCACAACATAGCTTCAAAAATGGTTGAATATATGCTTGGCAAGTTTGATTTTTACAAATTAATCGGCAATGATAAGCAAAAAATCACACAAATTTTAGTCTTTAATTTACGTGGGAATTTAGGCAAAAATAGCCTAACAATCTTGCCAATTTCAAAGCTACCAAATCGTATAATTTCGCTTGATTTTAAACAAAATAGCAAAAACACCTTAGAGCTTTATTTAGACAATGGTTGGAGCTTTAAATTTCGCATTCACAACGCCTCAACTATGATAGAGCCGAGCTTAAAATTTGATATAGGATTTTTAGGCGTCCCAGCGACAATAGTTAGTTTTAATACAAAATTTTAAGGAGCAAAAATGAGAATGATAAATTTCAGTGCAGGTCCAACAGGTTTGCCACTAAGTGTGCTTGAACAAGCAAAGGCTGAGTTTACCAACTATAAGGGCGAGGGCTACTCTATAATGGAAATCTCGCACCGCTCAAAGACCTACGAAGAGGTACATTTTGGGGCGATGGATAAGATA comes from the Campylobacter mucosalis genome and includes:
- the ubiE gene encoding bifunctional demethylmenaquinone methyltransferase/2-methoxy-6-polyprenyl-1,4-benzoquinol methylase UbiE codes for the protein MEKQEKIVQMFNDIAPTYDVANRVLSMGVDISWRKFACKTVLSNFKDKKIDIVDVACGTGDMMGIWRDSAIKQDVQLNSIIGIDPSSGMLDVARSKFHNFKFIKAYADNTTLDTQSADIVSISYGIRNVVARKEALREFNRVLKMGGYVVVLEFTKRKKSGFLTTIRDFYLQKILPKIGGAISKNKEAYEYLPNSIEGFLDAKEFCDELYEAGFDIEVCRGFSMDISTLFIGKKVREC
- a CDS encoding DNA cytosine methyltransferase yields the protein MKLISLFSGAGGLDLGFKKAGFDIILANEFDKNIYATYKANHDTPLIQKDIKELKISELEICDGIIGGPPCQSWSEAGNLKGIDDKRGQLFYEYIRILNGIKPKFFVAENVRGMLAKRHKDAVKNIINEFENAGYNVQICVLNAKDYGVAQDRIRIFFIGFLKGLKVNFTPLKPHKKKLNLKDIIYDLKDNATPALEKNRANKSLKIANHEYYIGSYSTIFMSRNRVRGWDEPAFTIQASGRQAQLHPNAPKMPQIGKNRHIFAPNFENLYRRLSVRECARVQGFSDDFIFYYDRVDYGYKMIGNAVPINLAYEVAKAVKRTFNEC
- the xseA gene encoding exodeoxyribonuclease VII large subunit, whose amino-acid sequence is MLSVSQLNEQAKNLLEAHFSYVEVVGEISRLTKHGSGHWYFTLKDENASISCVMYKANNARVKFEVKDGLKVVIYGKISLYSPSGSYQLIATSLKPDGEGELELAFKQLKERLESEGLFDISHKKPLPKLPQKIALVTSATSAALQDMLRVAQTRWRLCEIFVFDTLTQGQSAPEAIIRALKKADEYGVDVIILARGGGSREDLWCFNDESLARTIFTLKTPIVSAIGHEIDYVISDFVADFRAPTPTAAMSEILPDENEFMQYIDGLDNAIKNAIKAKISKCQNKLDFLNLKLSPNALKNKIDLKISHILRLNENFDAKIKAKISKLQSNVNELNAMFLARESFFEATKDLIQVRICGKKANLEEVKIGDEIELISQTTTKRAKIL
- a CDS encoding HaeIII family restriction endonuclease, whose protein sequence is MSAKSALNGKAYEFAYILALSKIKSVKIAKNNAYNVALNAFNTLLEPEKELFLASATAGISKILEYEPNLTEPILATMQDDKNGEFGDVRDIILQSDKHQIGLSIKHNHFAVKHSRLSKTLDFGKKWYDLPCSSEYFFQISPIFEMLNRLKGTKWSELKDKQNLVYLPILNAFKDEILSQNKSHNIASKMVEYMLGKFDFYKLIGNDKQKITQILVFNLRGNLGKNSLTILPISKLPNRIISLDFKQNSKNTLELYLDNGWSFKFRIHNASTMIEPSLKFDIGFLGVPATIVSFNTKF